The genomic stretch GAACTTGCAGCTGGTCAGTAGGTTCTCATTTATACCTTCCTACCTTTGCTAGTCTTACTGTACTTTACATCCCTGCATCCTCCCCAGACATACAGTGCTGCGATTTACGACCTCATGATCCTTCTGCATGTCTGTGTGCTTACATGCAGCATCACTTGCTATGCTTGTGTTTTTTCTGGAGAGAACCCCTGGCTATCCTTTTCCCAATACCAGTCACTTGCCTTTCTGCGAGCTTTCCATGAAGTACCTCCGTaggaatatctttttttctcccagaccAGTAGGACCATTCCTCTCTCTTGAAGAAGAGTGGCACAGATGTCCCTCATCAGCACTGACACTTGCGATAGCTGAGATAAGCTGAAACTGTCCAGGAACCCAGCAATGTACTTGAGCACTTCTACTGGCAGGCTACTCAGTGAGTCTTTATTTCTCCCTCGATTAGCTACTGAGGAGTTGCACGTCCCTGATTCAGCAAGGACGGTGTCAACCTCTGGTTTAATAGCAAATGTCTTGAGAGGCTGACTGTATATAACCTTGGCCTTATGTCCAGTGGGGCGGAAGTGGCTTTGAACGTAAGTGCATCCCAAGTAGGCCAGTGGACAACGATGCTGGAACCATCCATCCAGACATGACTGGATATCAGCATGCACATTCTTGAAATGTGATGGGAACTCATCCCTCCTGAAGAAGTGACTGCACGTGAATGTGAAAGCTGAACTGCTTTTGTTGTGTCTCCTTGTTACACATTCTGTGTAGAGCTCCACATGGAGTTCGGGTGGGCTTTTTTCATCCACAATATCTGCTAGAACAGCATTGGAGGAGAAGGGTTCCACCTGAAAGTTGTATGTCTGTGTTGCAAAATCCATAAAAAGTCCATCAATACCCCTTGCTTCAGAGATCTCATGGCCTTTCAgttctttttccagtgcacaCAACAGTGTGGTTTTAATTATATTTGCTTTAGGTAGTTGTTCTAGGCTTATTCCCAATTCTGAGGTATCCACCAACTTGTCTGAGGTTGGCATCttgtgtcccagggcatctcctAGTCGTGCTCTTTTGCCACAGTAGCTAACTGGCACCTTGAAGGTATAGACAGTCTTTACCTCCTGAGCTTCCAAATTCCCATAcacaaagtctttttctttgggAGTGCAAGCAGCTAGCTGGCCAAAGCGAATGAGCATTCCTCCATGATGTACCAGATACATATTGTAATCAGCTACACCAACTTCTTTCTTCAACCTCTCCAGGACTCCTTCTTGCCAGGGAGCCAGTCCTGTCATTTCTGTATTTGGTGACACCTGTTCAGTCTTTTGGTCTTTTGCTTCTTCTGCATCAGGCACCTCCTTTGCCTTCTCTGCAGAGGTATCAGCGCAAGGGGCTGATGCTGTTTTCTTGGAAGCCTCCTCCATCTTTTTTCCTGCACTAACTGCTGAGTCTGTTACCTTGCAAGCCAAGAGCTCTTTGCTGAAAATGTTCTCCCAGGTTTTGTAACCCCCCAGATCCATTCCTTCCTTGTCCTTTGCCAGTTGTTCACGCTCATGTTGGCTGAGCTCAGATGATTGGTCATCACCTTCTTGGGAACCACAGGTTAATCCTCCCACAGCACCTTCTTCCTCCCCTGTGGCTTCATCCATTAGCTCTTCCACTTCATACTTTTCTCTCCATTCTGGAAACAATTCAGCCATTTTCAAAGTCCTGAAAAGTATCTTCTGGTCTCTGAGGGCCAAGGCTGTGTCGAGACAGTCTTCATTCAAGGTTTCCTTCATAATGTTCTCATGGAGGGTTGTGTCTGAATCTACATTTGGCCAGCGATTCCACTCCATCGAGCAGCAAACAACACTGGCTGGACAGACCTGAAGGTGCTTCGCCAGCTTAAAGCGGGCCATGGAGAAAGGACAGCCGTAGGCCGAGTTGAGGCAGGAGACCTGCTCTAAGGGACAGAGCAATTGGTGCTCCTCCTCCTTGCACATGTGAAAGGTGGCCCCGCAGTGAAGGTGGCAGCTGATCACCATGCAGGAGATGGAGGGCTCAATCGGTGCACGGCAGTGCCGGCTGAAACACCTCTCACAGTGCTTGTGCTGCCCTGGGGGAGTCTTCTGAACCCGGTGCTGCATGCAGCaaagacaagaagaaaagcaTTATTGTCTGGAGGAGCAAGAATGGTGGCCAGGTTGCCTGTGTTTGATTCCAACATGGTGGGTGTTCACATGCAGTTCTAGAGGGAATAAGACTGTGGGCAAACAACTTCCAGTTACATATCAGCAGTGATCCCTGTATCACAAAGTGGCCTGACAGTAGCAGGGATATAGATAGGGTCTTAGAGGTCTTTAGTTGTTAGCCCAGCAGAGGCAGCAAAGGTTTGAGAGAGTGAGCAGATTTCTGTCCCTATATTTGTGCTGATTCAGTCTATTCCAAACTGCTGAAATCAAGACTGCAAAAGAAATTATGTGGGCA from Dromaius novaehollandiae isolate bDroNov1 chromosome 1, bDroNov1.hap1, whole genome shotgun sequence encodes the following:
- the FBXO40 gene encoding F-box only protein 40 isoform X2; this translates as MVISCHLHCGATFHMCKEEEHQLLCPLEQVSCLNSAYGCPFSMARFKLAKHLQVCPASVVCCSMEWNRWPNVDSDTTLHENIMKETLNEDCLDTALALRDQKILFRTLKMAELFPEWREKYEVEELMDEATGEEEGAVGGLTCGSQEGDDQSSELSQHEREQLAKDKEGMDLGGYKTWENIFSKELLACKVTDSAVSAGKKMEEASKKTASAPCADTSAEKAKEVPDAEEAKDQKTEQVSPNTEMTGLAPWQEGVLERLKKEVGVADYNMYLVHHGGMLIRFGQLAACTPKEKDFVYGNLEAQEVKTVYTFKVPVSYCGKRARLGDALGHKMPTSDKLVDTSELGISLEQLPKANIIKTTLLCALEKELKGHEISEARGIDGLFMDFATQTYNFQVEPFSSNAVLADIVDEKSPPELHVELYTECVTRRHNKSSSAFTFTCSHFFRRDEFPSHFKNVHADIQSCLDGWFQHRCPLAYLGCTYVQSHFRPTGHKAKVIYSQPLKTFAIKPEVDTVLAESGTCNSSVANRGRNKDSLSSLPVEVLKYIAGFLDSFSLSQLSQVSVLMRDICATLLQERGMVLLVWEKKRYSYGGTSWKARRKIWQFSSLFSTVNKWQFNDAMSMSEHLKNCPFYDVEHKKDPVLLTSMCEPQEQIQKTLVSTFKRRF
- the FBXO40 gene encoding F-box only protein 40 isoform X1; the encoded protein is MIKHRVQKTPPGQHKHCERCFSRHCRAPIEPSISCMVISCHLHCGATFHMCKEEEHQLLCPLEQVSCLNSAYGCPFSMARFKLAKHLQVCPASVVCCSMEWNRWPNVDSDTTLHENIMKETLNEDCLDTALALRDQKILFRTLKMAELFPEWREKYEVEELMDEATGEEEGAVGGLTCGSQEGDDQSSELSQHEREQLAKDKEGMDLGGYKTWENIFSKELLACKVTDSAVSAGKKMEEASKKTASAPCADTSAEKAKEVPDAEEAKDQKTEQVSPNTEMTGLAPWQEGVLERLKKEVGVADYNMYLVHHGGMLIRFGQLAACTPKEKDFVYGNLEAQEVKTVYTFKVPVSYCGKRARLGDALGHKMPTSDKLVDTSELGISLEQLPKANIIKTTLLCALEKELKGHEISEARGIDGLFMDFATQTYNFQVEPFSSNAVLADIVDEKSPPELHVELYTECVTRRHNKSSSAFTFTCSHFFRRDEFPSHFKNVHADIQSCLDGWFQHRCPLAYLGCTYVQSHFRPTGHKAKVIYSQPLKTFAIKPEVDTVLAESGTCNSSVANRGRNKDSLSSLPVEVLKYIAGFLDSFSLSQLSQVSVLMRDICATLLQERGMVLLVWEKKRYSYGGTSWKARRKIWQFSSLFSTVNKWQFNDAMSMSEHLKNCPFYDVEHKKDPVLLTSMCEPQEQIQKTLVSTFKRRF